Proteins from a genomic interval of Paenibacillus lentus:
- a CDS encoding undecaprenyl-phosphate glucose phosphotransferase, protein MIRKNQRFLTQLYILTDFVFIQLAFILAWWLKFESGLIPYEQPLPIEIYAFWSVVYGVISILVGILASFYSPKRRKRFADEVLKIIQVHFTSLVILLSLMFFVKQVHISRYYLAIYICLNLLFIMLYRYFLKRSLKQLRRKGYNKQFVLIIGAGSLGRKFHDNLRLYPELGYEIIGFLDDNQEWDDAEEGRYSPILGTVNQLEAILESKLVDEVVLALPLDAHSRYAKIIACCEKAGVRTLIIPDFFDYLPARPYFDNFAGMPLINVRDIPLDLAGNRLVKRAFDIVFSIAAIIITLPVMLFVVVGIKLTSPGPVIFKQERMGLNRRIFQMYKFRSMKVLPEGTVDTGWTTENDPRRTRFGAFIRKTSIDELPQFFNVLAGHMSVVGPRPERPYFVEQFREEVPKYMVKHHVRPGITGWAQTHGLRGDTSIEERIQHDIFYIENWSMLLDIKIILRTIIHGFVNKNAY, encoded by the coding sequence ATGATCCGGAAAAACCAACGATTTCTGACTCAGTTGTATATATTGACGGATTTCGTGTTCATTCAGCTAGCTTTCATACTCGCCTGGTGGCTGAAATTCGAAAGTGGTCTGATTCCTTACGAGCAGCCTCTCCCTATCGAGATTTATGCGTTTTGGAGCGTGGTTTATGGCGTTATATCCATTCTGGTGGGTATTCTCGCTTCTTTCTATTCGCCTAAGCGCAGGAAGCGATTCGCGGATGAAGTGCTCAAGATCATTCAGGTGCATTTTACGAGCCTTGTTATCCTGCTCAGCTTGATGTTCTTTGTGAAGCAGGTCCATATTTCAAGGTATTATCTGGCTATTTATATATGCTTAAATTTGCTGTTTATCATGCTGTATCGTTACTTTTTAAAAAGATCGCTAAAACAGCTCCGCAGAAAAGGCTATAACAAGCAGTTCGTGCTCATCATCGGAGCGGGATCACTGGGCCGTAAATTCCATGATAACCTGCGATTATATCCAGAACTCGGATATGAAATTATTGGGTTTCTCGATGACAATCAGGAGTGGGATGACGCTGAAGAGGGTCGTTATAGTCCTATTCTGGGCACGGTCAATCAGTTGGAAGCGATATTGGAGAGCAAGCTCGTCGATGAAGTTGTGCTGGCCCTTCCGCTGGATGCACACTCTCGCTACGCAAAAATCATCGCCTGCTGTGAGAAAGCGGGCGTACGGACGCTGATCATTCCCGACTTTTTCGATTACCTGCCTGCCCGGCCGTATTTCGATAATTTTGCGGGTATGCCATTGATTAACGTGCGCGACATTCCACTCGATCTGGCGGGGAATCGCCTCGTAAAGCGGGCTTTTGATATCGTGTTTTCTATAGCTGCAATTATTATCACGCTACCGGTGATGCTGTTTGTTGTGGTAGGAATTAAACTAACCTCACCTGGTCCGGTGATTTTTAAACAGGAACGAATGGGCTTGAACCGCCGAATTTTTCAAATGTATAAATTTCGCTCGATGAAGGTGCTGCCGGAAGGAACTGTCGATACGGGCTGGACAACAGAGAACGATCCGCGGCGGACGAGGTTCGGGGCGTTTATTCGCAAGACGAGCATCGACGAGCTGCCGCAATTTTTCAACGTGCTTGCCGGACATATGAGCGTCGTGGGTCCACGTCCGGAGCGTCCTTATTTTGTGGAGCAATTCCGGGAGGAAGTGCCGAAATACATGGTGAAGCACCATGTGCGTCCGGGTATTACCGGATGGGCACAAACCCATGGCCTGCGGGGGGACACGTCGATTGAGGAGCGGATCCAGCATGATATTTTCTATATCGAGAACTGGTCGATGCTATTAGATATTAAAATCATTCTGCGAACGATTATCCACGGCTTCGTGAACAAAAATGCTTATTAA
- the rfbC gene encoding dTDP-4-dehydrorhamnose 3,5-epimerase, with the protein MQITPLKLEGASLIEPVAHEDHRGFFMESYNEKVMKELGLSFEFIQDNQSLSKEAGVLRGLHYQLNPKAQTKLIRVLTGAIYDVIVDLRHSSPTFGEWVGVIISEHNKRQLIVPKGFAHGYCTLVPNTQVFYKVDEYYSPEHDRGILWNDPELNIDWPVSKPLLSAKDEKHPILAEAEMNFN; encoded by the coding sequence ATGCAAATAACTCCTTTAAAGCTGGAGGGAGCCAGTCTGATTGAACCGGTGGCACATGAAGATCATCGGGGTTTTTTTATGGAAAGTTATAATGAGAAGGTTATGAAAGAGCTCGGACTGTCTTTTGAATTTATTCAGGATAATCAATCTTTATCAAAAGAAGCAGGTGTATTACGTGGATTGCATTATCAATTAAATCCAAAAGCTCAAACAAAATTAATACGTGTGTTAACAGGGGCGATATACGATGTAATTGTTGATTTACGCCATTCCTCACCAACTTTTGGTGAGTGGGTTGGTGTAATTATTAGTGAGCATAACAAACGCCAATTAATAGTTCCTAAAGGTTTTGCTCACGGTTATTGCACACTTGTACCAAACACTCAAGTTTTTTATAAAGTAGATGAATACTACTCACCTGAACATGACAGAGGTATACTTTGGAACGATCCTGAATTAAATATCGACTGGCCAGTGAGTAAACCTTTATTATCTGCGAAAGATGAGAAGCATCCGATCTTAGCAGAGGCAGAAATGAATTTTAACTAG
- the rfbA gene encoding glucose-1-phosphate thymidylyltransferase RfbA, whose protein sequence is MKGIILAGGSGTRLYPLTLAVSKQLLPVYDKPMIYYPLSVLMLAGIQDILIISTPEDTPRFQDLLGDGTSLGINLQYAVQPYPGGLAQAFIIGEKFIGNDNVALILGDNIFYGQNFTKLLKKAREKETGATVFGYYVSDPERFGVVDFSEDGCVTSIEEKPSAPKSNYAVTGLYFYDNQVIDIAKEISPSNRGELEITDVNKIYLNMGQLSVEILGRGFAWLDSGTHESLLEASQFIETIEKRQSLKVACLEEIAYNMGYISREELLKLVEPLKKNQYGQYLMRVAKSKNMQLLKY, encoded by the coding sequence ATGAAAGGAATTATATTAGCAGGAGGGAGTGGGACAAGGTTATATCCGCTTACACTAGCCGTGTCTAAGCAATTATTACCGGTATATGATAAGCCGATGATTTACTATCCCCTCTCCGTATTAATGCTGGCTGGAATTCAAGACATTTTAATCATATCAACTCCAGAGGATACACCTCGATTTCAGGATTTACTAGGTGATGGTACTAGCTTAGGAATTAATTTGCAATATGCCGTGCAACCTTATCCAGGTGGTTTGGCCCAGGCATTTATTATCGGTGAAAAATTTATTGGAAACGATAACGTTGCATTAATACTAGGTGATAATATCTTTTATGGTCAAAATTTTACGAAGCTATTAAAAAAAGCTAGAGAGAAGGAAACTGGAGCTACAGTATTTGGATATTACGTAAGCGACCCTGAAAGATTTGGAGTAGTAGATTTTAGCGAAGATGGATGCGTTACTTCAATCGAAGAAAAGCCTTCAGCGCCTAAGTCTAATTATGCTGTTACAGGATTGTATTTTTATGATAATCAAGTGATAGATATCGCCAAAGAGATTTCTCCATCTAATCGGGGTGAACTCGAAATAACGGATGTAAATAAAATTTACCTCAACATGGGTCAACTGAGTGTTGAGATTCTGGGGCGTGGCTTTGCTTGGCTTGATTCAGGAACACATGAGTCATTATTAGAGGCTTCTCAATTTATTGAAACAATCGAAAAACGGCAAAGTTTGAAGGTTGCTTGTTTGGAGGAAATCGCTTATAACATGGGCTATATTTCCCGGGAGGAATTGTTGAAATTAGTTGAACCTTTAAAAAAGAACCAGTATGGTCAGTATTTAATGAGGGTTGCTAAATCCAAAAATATGCAGTTATTAAAGTATTGA
- a CDS encoding glycosyltransferase family 2 protein, whose amino-acid sequence MDNIKMWRSCGVIPKIQVLLSTYNGEQYLNEQLESLLAQQHVDLKILIRDDGSRDSTASIIEEFIRKYPQIIKLYIGENKGAKASFFDLLDRAAESSNDFDFIAFCDQDDVWMEEKLISAIRMLENGKNSDSMPMMYCSATQMVQSDLRKLAVWPEPPRQPISIYNALVENIAVGCTTVLNREAVSLLAHNMPNNVPDVIMHDWWAYICVSSSGKVVFDENPHILYRQHTNNALGGGTDKWLMKWINRIKRYSKGKNHYIISNQARVFLETFQGKLPSKQINIIRQLVDISQKRVFQRLSFALRQPFYRQNYMDNLVLKILIILGKI is encoded by the coding sequence ATGGATAATATAAAAATGTGGAGGAGCTGTGGTGTGATTCCTAAAATCCAAGTATTGCTGTCTACGTATAACGGTGAACAATATCTTAATGAACAATTAGAGAGCTTACTAGCACAGCAGCATGTTGATTTAAAGATCCTTATTAGAGATGATGGCTCAAGAGATTCTACGGCAAGCATTATAGAAGAGTTTATAAGGAAGTATCCTCAGATTATTAAATTGTATATAGGTGAAAATAAAGGAGCAAAAGCAAGCTTTTTTGACTTATTAGATAGGGCGGCAGAGTCTTCTAATGATTTTGATTTTATTGCTTTTTGCGATCAGGATGACGTATGGATGGAGGAGAAGTTAATATCTGCCATTAGAATGCTTGAGAATGGCAAAAACAGTGATTCTATGCCGATGATGTATTGTTCGGCAACTCAGATGGTGCAAAGTGATTTGCGAAAGTTGGCTGTTTGGCCCGAGCCTCCCCGTCAGCCAATTAGTATCTATAATGCGTTAGTAGAGAACATCGCGGTAGGTTGTACGACAGTTCTTAATCGAGAAGCAGTGAGCTTGCTTGCGCACAATATGCCGAATAATGTTCCCGATGTAATCATGCATGATTGGTGGGCTTACATTTGCGTGTCTTCAAGTGGAAAAGTTGTATTTGATGAGAATCCCCATATTTTATATCGGCAGCATACAAATAATGCCCTTGGTGGCGGGACTGACAAATGGCTAATGAAATGGATTAATAGAATCAAGAGATATTCAAAGGGTAAGAATCATTATATTATCAGTAATCAGGCTAGGGTATTTCTTGAGACTTTTCAAGGCAAGCTACCTTCCAAGCAGATAAATATAATTAGGCAATTGGTGGACATATCCCAAAAAAGAGTCTTTCAGCGTTTGTCTTTCGCGCTACGCCAGCCTTTTTATCGCCAAAATTATATGGATAACCTAGTTTTGAAGATTCTTATAATTCTCGGTAAGATCTAA
- a CDS encoding phosphatidylinositol-specific phospholipase C/glycerophosphodiester phosphodiesterase family protein, with the protein MRQKQLFSLLVVCAIGIMLIAIPSRPSEQPFTGFREHRIIAHAMGGIEDMTYTNTKEAFMVNYEKGTRVFEVDLLLSEDDELIARHEWGEFFTNMLRQHNELGEDRYGAVWTAAEFKQAKVDGQYEPLLWEDIVELLVKYPDIYIVTDTKQIDPEEIDRIFAKIVDSAKGRDPKLLERIVPQIYNQPMLKQIKQYYPFDSIIYTLYQSQDSDREVLYFARNNGIAAVTMSESRVNEKLVKSLKRAGIPTYVHTINDKKLVSKYMKKGVYGFYSDFLAGNEVDASR; encoded by the coding sequence ATGAGACAAAAACAGCTGTTCAGTCTGCTAGTAGTCTGCGCGATAGGGATTATGCTAATTGCAATACCGTCCCGGCCATCAGAACAGCCGTTTACAGGCTTTAGGGAGCACCGGATTATCGCTCATGCCATGGGCGGGATTGAGGATATGACCTACACGAACACGAAAGAAGCTTTTATGGTGAATTATGAGAAGGGCACCCGTGTGTTTGAAGTGGACTTGCTGCTCAGCGAGGACGATGAACTGATTGCCCGTCATGAATGGGGGGAGTTCTTCACAAATATGCTCCGCCAGCACAACGAACTCGGCGAAGATCGGTACGGAGCGGTATGGACGGCGGCGGAATTCAAACAGGCCAAAGTGGATGGGCAATACGAGCCTTTACTCTGGGAGGATATCGTGGAACTGCTCGTGAAATATCCGGACATTTATATCGTGACGGATACGAAGCAGATTGATCCGGAGGAGATTGACCGCATTTTTGCCAAGATCGTTGATTCTGCAAAGGGTAGAGATCCGAAGCTGCTGGAACGCATCGTGCCGCAAATTTACAACCAGCCCATGCTGAAGCAGATCAAGCAATATTACCCTTTTGATTCTATTATATATACGCTCTATCAATCGCAGGACAGCGATCGAGAAGTGCTTTACTTTGCCCGGAACAATGGGATCGCTGCGGTGACCATGTCTGAGAGCCGAGTTAATGAGAAGTTGGTTAAATCCTTGAAACGGGCGGGAATTCCGACGTATGTCCATACGATCAATGATAAGAAGCTTGTATCTAAGTATATGAAGAAGGGTGTTTATGGCTTTTATAGTGACTTTTTAGCTGGAAATGAGGTCGATGCTTCACGGTGA
- the rfbB gene encoding dTDP-glucose 4,6-dehydratase, whose translation MKLLVTGGAGFIGSNFVLYMLEQYPEYKIVNVDSLTYAGNLENLKSVESNPNHTFIKADITDAKMMDELVSQGVDVIVNFAAESHVDRSILEPDVFVKTNVLGTQVLLDAARKYEITKFVQVSTDEVYGTLGETGFFTETTPLEPNSPYSSSKAGGDLLVRAYNETFGLPVNITRCSNNYGPYQFPEKLIPLMISKALADESLPIYGDGLNVRDWLYVEDHCSAIDLVIHKGKNGEVYNVGGHNERTNIQIVETILEQLGKPGSLMTFVKDRPGHDRRYGIDPTKIMSELGWKPKHNFETGIKETIAWYLQNKEWWTRIQSGAYQEYYAKQYGERLGEKA comes from the coding sequence ATGAAACTGCTTGTTACTGGCGGTGCCGGTTTTATCGGCAGCAACTTTGTATTATATATGCTTGAACAGTACCCGGAATATAAGATTGTCAACGTGGACTCGCTGACCTATGCGGGTAATTTGGAAAATTTGAAGTCGGTGGAGAGCAACCCGAACCATACATTTATTAAAGCTGATATTACGGATGCTAAGATGATGGATGAGCTTGTAAGTCAGGGTGTCGACGTTATTGTGAATTTTGCAGCCGAATCGCACGTGGATCGAAGTATTCTTGAACCGGATGTTTTTGTTAAGACGAATGTGTTGGGTACCCAAGTGTTATTGGATGCCGCACGTAAATATGAGATTACGAAATTCGTTCAAGTTTCTACGGATGAAGTGTACGGTACGCTTGGAGAGACGGGATTTTTCACGGAGACAACGCCGCTTGAACCTAACAGTCCATACTCCTCAAGTAAAGCAGGGGGGGACTTGCTTGTTCGTGCTTATAACGAGACATTTGGCCTTCCTGTTAATATTACACGTTGCTCTAACAACTATGGACCTTATCAATTTCCGGAAAAACTAATACCACTAATGATCTCCAAAGCTTTGGCGGATGAGTCTCTCCCAATTTATGGTGACGGATTGAATGTTCGGGATTGGTTATATGTTGAAGATCACTGCAGCGCAATTGATCTTGTGATTCATAAGGGGAAAAATGGCGAAGTTTATAATGTTGGTGGTCATAATGAGCGGACCAATATACAAATTGTTGAGACTATTTTAGAACAATTAGGTAAGCCGGGGTCACTCATGACCTTTGTTAAAGACCGCCCAGGACATGACCGTCGTTATGGTATTGACCCTACTAAGATCATGAGCGAGCTTGGCTGGAAGCCGAAACATAATTTTGAAACAGGGATCAAAGAGACGATTGCATGGTATTTACAAAATAAAGAGTGGTGGACTCGTATTCAGTCAGGAGCATATCAGGAATATTACGCTAAGCAATATGGCGAACGCCTCGGAGAGAAGGCATGA
- a CDS encoding DegT/DnrJ/EryC1/StrS family aminotransferase, with the protein MIPVLSLELMHQSIRAEVLSALEKVYDSNWFILGRELEQFEAEFAEYCDAKYAIGVGNGLDALYLILKAYGIGEGDEVIIPSNTFIATALAVSYVGAKPILVEPIEGTHNINSELIENNVTDRTKAIIAVHLYGQPADMDEINLIAKKHGLVVIEDAAQAQGAYYKQRKVGSLGNAAGFSFYPGKNIGALGDGGIVTTNDEHLANRIKELRNYGSSVKYTHTTKGTNTRLDEIQAAVLRVKLKYLNQWNEERNRIAQWYNSKLANQRIILPEVPEWASSVWHQYVVRVSDREQVQEELKNRGVQTLVHYPIPIHLQEAYKEYNYLKGSLKLTELLANEVLSLPMWPGLTEEQVEIVCQALNEVVSLNK; encoded by the coding sequence ATGATACCAGTTTTAAGCTTAGAACTTATGCATCAGTCGATTAGAGCAGAAGTACTAAGTGCACTAGAAAAGGTTTATGACTCTAATTGGTTTATTTTGGGCAGAGAATTAGAGCAATTTGAAGCAGAATTTGCTGAGTATTGTGACGCAAAGTATGCAATTGGTGTGGGGAATGGATTAGATGCTTTATATTTAATTTTAAAGGCATATGGAATTGGCGAAGGTGACGAGGTAATTATTCCATCTAATACGTTTATTGCTACTGCACTTGCGGTAAGTTATGTTGGAGCAAAACCTATTTTGGTAGAACCCATCGAGGGAACTCATAATATTAACAGTGAACTTATTGAAAATAATGTAACGGACAGAACGAAGGCAATTATAGCTGTTCATTTATATGGTCAGCCAGCAGATATGGATGAAATTAATTTAATAGCTAAGAAACATGGTTTAGTGGTGATTGAAGATGCTGCACAAGCGCAGGGAGCATATTATAAACAGCGAAAAGTAGGCTCCTTAGGCAATGCAGCTGGGTTTAGCTTTTATCCAGGAAAGAATATTGGTGCCTTAGGTGACGGGGGAATTGTCACAACAAATGATGAACATCTAGCAAATCGCATCAAAGAGTTAAGAAACTACGGGTCGTCAGTGAAGTATACTCATACAACTAAAGGAACAAATACTCGTTTGGATGAGATACAAGCAGCAGTACTTAGGGTAAAGTTGAAGTATCTGAATCAGTGGAATGAAGAGCGAAATAGGATTGCTCAATGGTATAATAGCAAGCTTGCGAATCAGAGAATAATATTACCTGAAGTACCTGAATGGGCTTCATCGGTGTGGCATCAGTACGTTGTGCGAGTTTCGGATAGAGAACAAGTTCAAGAAGAGCTTAAAAATAGAGGTGTTCAGACGCTGGTACATTACCCCATTCCAATACATTTGCAAGAGGCATATAAAGAATACAACTATTTAAAGGGTAGTTTGAAATTGACGGAGCTTTTAGCAAATGAAGTACTTAGTTTGCCTATGTGGCCGGGTCTAACAGAGGAGCAGGTTGAGATAGTTTGCCAGGCTTTAAACGAGGTTGTCAGCCTTAACAAGTAA
- the rfbD gene encoding dTDP-4-dehydrorhamnose reductase, producing MKVLVTGAGGQLGKDVVSVLQDTGHEILGCDRQQLDITNLDQCYTVLNSFHPDAIIHCAAYTAVDAAESDVEGAYLVNAVGTRNLVLAAEQIQAKIVYISTDYVFDGNGQQPYHEYDNTNAQSIYGKSKRAGEVLTQSLSSKYFIVRTSWLYGVHGNNFVKTMIRLAQEKPLLKVVNDQKGSPTYTVDLAHFIGQLIETENYGVYHASNSGSCTWYEFTQAIIDEAAKILGIKIEAQLEPCTTDEFPRPAPRPQNSVMEHIFIRINGFQDIRPWREGLQSFLQEMSLK from the coding sequence ATGAAGGTACTGGTAACTGGAGCAGGGGGGCAACTGGGGAAAGATGTTGTCTCAGTACTTCAAGATACGGGTCATGAAATCTTAGGATGTGATCGTCAGCAGCTGGATATAACAAATCTGGATCAGTGTTATACTGTCTTGAATTCATTTCATCCAGATGCTATTATTCATTGCGCTGCCTATACAGCAGTAGATGCAGCTGAATCTGATGTTGAGGGCGCATACTTGGTTAATGCGGTAGGTACCCGCAATTTGGTGCTGGCTGCAGAACAGATACAAGCGAAAATAGTATACATCAGTACAGATTATGTATTCGACGGTAATGGGCAGCAGCCGTACCACGAATACGATAATACTAATGCACAAAGCATTTATGGCAAGTCTAAGCGTGCAGGAGAGGTATTAACACAATCTTTATCGTCTAAATATTTCATTGTGAGAACCTCATGGCTATATGGTGTGCATGGTAATAACTTTGTTAAAACTATGATTCGATTAGCTCAGGAGAAACCCTTGTTGAAAGTGGTAAACGATCAAAAGGGTTCTCCTACTTACACCGTGGATTTAGCTCATTTTATAGGACAGCTTATTGAAACAGAGAATTATGGAGTATACCATGCATCCAACAGTGGGTCATGTACTTGGTATGAATTCACCCAAGCGATTATTGACGAAGCGGCTAAGATTTTGGGAATCAAAATAGAAGCACAATTAGAGCCGTGTACAACGGATGAATTTCCAAGACCAGCTCCGCGTCCCCAAAATTCAGTCATGGAGCATATCTTCATACGAATAAACGGATTTCAAGATATCCGACCTTGGCGTGAAGGTCTGCAATCATTCTTGCAAGAAATGTCCTTAAAATAG
- a CDS encoding IS110 family transposase has protein sequence MKYKLKEKQNQRILDITDQTLVVGADIAKDTHVARAIDFRGIELGKDCVFENSRKGLSKLVSWMKALQRQYAKTDIVFGIEPTGHYWFPLAEFLQDKGIRIVVVNPHHVHKSKELEDNSQTKNDYKDAKVIADLVRNGHYTEPQLPTSVYADLRILMNMREKTMVSLGQVQRRIQNWLDRFFPEFNNVFKRWEGKAALVTLTEFPLPQEIVALGATAILGRWKQDVQRAVGIKRAEKLVEAASESIGLTEGTTAAKLELHTWMQQYALFTQQLEEIMNQVELLLKQIPGTQEMLTIPGVGITTLAGFLAETGDLSRYSHVQQIIRLAGLNLRENSSGKKKGRTTISKRGRSRLRALLFRAVLPMVAKNPEFKAMHQYYTQRQVNPLKKKQSIVALCGKLIRILHTLGTRKIVYNAADVLGPVRRAQLQLAA, from the coding sequence ATGAAGTATAAGCTAAAAGAGAAACAGAATCAACGCATTTTGGACATTACAGATCAAACTTTGGTTGTCGGTGCAGATATTGCAAAGGACACCCATGTTGCCAGAGCGATCGATTTTCGCGGAATCGAGCTTGGCAAAGACTGTGTATTTGAAAACAGCCGTAAGGGACTCTCGAAACTCGTATCGTGGATGAAGGCATTGCAGAGGCAGTACGCCAAAACAGATATTGTGTTTGGCATTGAGCCCACCGGACACTACTGGTTTCCCCTGGCTGAGTTCTTGCAAGACAAGGGCATTCGTATCGTGGTCGTGAATCCTCATCATGTGCATAAGAGCAAGGAACTGGAGGATAACTCCCAGACTAAAAATGACTACAAGGATGCCAAAGTGATTGCGGATCTTGTCCGTAACGGTCACTATACCGAACCCCAACTACCGACTAGCGTTTACGCAGATTTGAGAATTCTCATGAATATGCGTGAGAAAACGATGGTCAGTTTGGGGCAAGTCCAAAGACGGATTCAAAACTGGCTCGATCGGTTTTTCCCGGAGTTTAACAACGTCTTTAAGCGCTGGGAGGGCAAAGCCGCGCTCGTCACGTTGACTGAGTTTCCATTGCCGCAAGAGATCGTAGCCCTTGGCGCCACTGCGATCCTCGGGCGATGGAAGCAAGACGTACAGCGAGCCGTAGGGATAAAGCGAGCTGAAAAGCTTGTGGAAGCTGCCTCTGAATCCATTGGACTCACAGAAGGTACCACTGCTGCTAAGTTAGAGTTACACACTTGGATGCAACAGTACGCCTTATTTACACAACAACTGGAAGAGATCATGAATCAAGTGGAGTTATTACTCAAACAGATTCCTGGCACACAGGAAATGCTCACTATTCCGGGTGTAGGAATCACGACACTTGCTGGCTTCCTAGCAGAAACCGGTGACCTATCTCGGTATAGCCACGTTCAACAGATTATCCGTCTCGCGGGACTTAACCTGCGAGAAAACAGTTCTGGAAAGAAAAAGGGTCGAACGACGATCAGCAAACGAGGTCGATCACGTCTTCGAGCACTACTTTTCCGAGCCGTGTTGCCCATGGTGGCAAAGAACCCGGAGTTTAAAGCGATGCATCAGTATTATACGCAGCGCCAGGTCAATCCGTTGAAAAAGAAACAGTCTATTGTGGCGCTTTGTGGAAAACTGATTCGCATTTTACACACGTTAGGCACAAGGAAAATCGTATACAATGCCGCTGATGTCTTAGGACCGGTTCGCCGGGCTCAGCTTCAGTTGGCTGCTTAA
- a CDS encoding glycosyltransferase family 2 protein, giving the protein MDLSIIIVNYNTCRLTLDCLQSVFDSETAYQYEVFVVDNASVDGSVEAISRDFPQVQLIVNQENTGFAKANNQGMEAARGRYVLLLNSDTIVQPDTLQTMVALMDERPDLGASGCKIILPDGSLDKACRRGFPTPSASFYYAFGFSRLFPNTPRFNQYQLGYLDPNEAYPVDCLMGAFMLVRREVIEQIGGLDETFFMYGEDVDWCYRIKEAGWGIQYEPATYIVHYKGASSRRKPFKIIYEFHRAMWVFHRKHYKRQYSWLTNGAIYCGIAVKFTLSLMRNKLKPGKPATRSVPASESASVQPPQETNSNMEVRR; this is encoded by the coding sequence ATGGACTTAAGCATCATCATCGTAAATTACAATACCTGCCGTTTAACGCTCGATTGCCTGCAATCGGTATTCGATTCCGAGACGGCTTATCAATATGAGGTCTTTGTGGTCGATAACGCCTCTGTGGACGGTTCCGTCGAGGCGATTTCGCGTGATTTTCCTCAGGTTCAGCTTATAGTCAACCAGGAGAATACGGGCTTTGCCAAAGCGAACAATCAGGGGATGGAGGCTGCCAGGGGACGTTATGTGCTGTTGCTCAACTCGGACACGATCGTGCAGCCGGATACGCTGCAGACGATGGTGGCACTTATGGACGAGAGGCCAGATCTCGGAGCTTCAGGCTGCAAAATCATCCTACCCGACGGTTCGCTGGACAAGGCGTGCCGACGGGGATTTCCTACGCCTTCGGCGTCGTTTTACTATGCCTTTGGCTTCTCTCGGCTGTTCCCAAATACACCGCGATTCAACCAGTATCAGTTGGGTTATCTCGATCCAAACGAAGCTTACCCGGTCGACTGCTTAATGGGAGCATTTATGCTGGTGCGCCGCGAGGTGATTGAGCAAATCGGTGGTCTGGACGAGACCTTTTTTATGTATGGCGAGGATGTCGACTGGTGCTACCGCATCAAGGAAGCGGGCTGGGGCATCCAGTATGAGCCTGCAACATACATTGTTCATTATAAGGGAGCGAGCAGTCGCCGCAAGCCCTTCAAGATCATCTATGAATTCCATCGCGCAATGTGGGTATTTCACCGCAAGCATTATAAGCGCCAATATTCGTGGCTGACGAACGGCGCGATCTACTGTGGAATCGCGGTAAAGTTCACACTGTCCTTGATGCGCAACAAATTGAAACCAGGCAAGCCGGCGACTCGCTCGGTACCCGCCTCGGAATCAGCGTCGGTTCAACCGCCGCAAGAAACCAACAGTAACATGGAGGTAAGACGATGA
- a CDS encoding HAD family hydrolase translates to MNKVKIFMDYDGTIVSNQMRLYRFFVDHLPEGYKDILTVDEFWSLKVLGIHEIEWINKHFALGLDKLDWDRRKSKYIEEMKYLKYNELFSYTIPALEKLALKFELVLVTRRSNQKNLFQEIGNNGVFNYFADIIVIQHQGNVCKSEKILEKYNISSHDIFVGDTEDDLRAGLKLGIKTYFVKSGIRREWIIKKYFTNELFSKINVIENISQIQ, encoded by the coding sequence ATGAATAAAGTTAAGATATTTATGGATTATGATGGGACTATTGTTTCCAACCAGATGAGATTATATCGTTTTTTTGTAGATCATTTACCTGAGGGTTACAAGGATATTTTAACTGTTGATGAGTTTTGGAGTCTTAAGGTTCTAGGAATTCATGAAATAGAGTGGATAAATAAGCACTTTGCTTTAGGGTTAGATAAATTAGATTGGGATAGACGTAAATCAAAATATATTGAAGAAATGAAATATTTAAAATATAATGAATTATTTTCATATACTATTCCGGCCTTAGAGAAGCTTGCTTTAAAATTTGAACTTGTATTAGTAACTAGGCGTAGTAATCAAAAAAATTTATTTCAAGAGATAGGAAACAATGGGGTCTTTAATTATTTTGCAGATATAATTGTTATTCAGCATCAAGGGAATGTATGTAAATCTGAAAAGATACTAGAAAAATATAATATCTCCTCACATGATATTTTTGTTGGTGATACGGAAGATGATTTAAGGGCGGGGCTAAAGCTCGGCATCAAGACCTATTTTGTAAAATCGGGGATAAGAAGAGAATGGATTATAAAGAAATACTTCACCAATGAGTTATTCTCTAAAATTAATGTTATTGAGAACATTAGCCAGATTCAATGA